A stretch of Candidatus Dormiibacterota bacterium DNA encodes these proteins:
- a CDS encoding DNA-3-methyladenine glycosylase 2 family protein, whose product MTRKRPPGLDTRAAVRVLARADPPLARLIRRVGPCRLELDAIQSPFASLAEAIVYQQLTGRAAATIHGRFVALFRPRRFPSPDDVLGQTDEALRGAGLSRAKVAALKDLAARTKDGTVPPLRELRRMHEDEIVDRLTRVRGVGRWTVEMLLIFRLGRPDVLPAADYGIRKGFRLAFGTRALPTPRQVLRRGERWRPHRTVASWYLWRALEPRAPVDGA is encoded by the coding sequence ATGACCAGGAAACGACCCCCCGGCCTCGACACCCGTGCGGCGGTGCGTGTGCTCGCGCGCGCCGACCCGCCGCTCGCCCGTCTCATCAGGAGAGTGGGCCCCTGCCGTCTGGAGCTGGACGCGATCCAGAGCCCCTTCGCCAGCCTCGCGGAGGCGATCGTGTACCAGCAGCTCACCGGCCGCGCCGCCGCGACGATTCACGGCCGGTTTGTTGCGCTGTTCCGGCCGCGCCGCTTCCCGTCGCCCGACGACGTGCTGGGGCAGACGGACGAAGCGCTGCGCGGAGCCGGACTGTCGCGCGCCAAGGTCGCGGCCCTCAAGGATCTGGCCGCGAGGACCAAGGACGGCACTGTCCCGCCGCTGCGCGAATTGCGGCGCATGCACGAAGACGAGATCGTCGACCGCCTCACCCGGGTGCGCGGCGTCGGACGCTGGACCGTCGAGATGCTCCTCATCTTCAGGCTCGGACGTCCGGACGTCCTCCCCGCCGCCGACTACGGCATCCGCAAGGGGTTCCGCCTCGCCTTCGGCACCCGCGCGCTGCCGACGCCGCGGCAGGTGCTGCGCCGTGGCGAGCGCTGGCGGCCTCACCGGACGGTGGCCTCCTGGTACCTGTGGCGCGCCCTCGAGCCGCGCGCTCCCGTGGACGGCGCCTGA
- a CDS encoding MBL fold metallo-hydrolase encodes MLALTPGPILAHTGSVPATTTPPQEKKGPEFKLEKLSDRAYCLYGRGGNVGFLVTDAGIVVVDDQYEEVAQGVVDQIRSVSERPIRYLVNTHYHGDHTGGNPVFVKFAEIIAHDTVRPRLLEYPETVKKTFPDKVRRIQEEIDRIKDATDPYRIALDKDLGLLNFLLKDALDYDPAKAAPPGLTYDGSVRLWLGGQEVDVLHVAPGHTDGDSMVYFAGQKVLHMGDLFFNGMYPFIDVWAGGSALGYVKNIDRILSIVPADTRVIPGHGPATDVATLKRFRDFMSDLIAAVEKAAKGGKSKPEAVRTITMDQYPEIKPQSRTLGNEISVIYDEIAPAR; translated from the coding sequence GTGCTTGCCCTGACGCCCGGTCCCATCCTGGCGCACACCGGCTCGGTGCCCGCCACGACCACGCCACCGCAGGAAAAGAAAGGACCGGAGTTCAAGCTCGAGAAGCTGTCGGACCGGGCCTACTGCCTGTACGGGCGGGGGGGAAACGTCGGCTTTCTGGTGACGGACGCCGGGATCGTGGTCGTGGACGATCAGTATGAGGAGGTGGCGCAGGGTGTCGTCGATCAGATCCGCTCGGTGAGCGAGCGGCCGATCCGGTACCTGGTCAACACCCACTACCACGGCGATCACACCGGGGGCAACCCGGTGTTCGTCAAGTTCGCGGAGATCATCGCGCACGACACCGTCCGTCCTCGGCTTCTGGAGTACCCGGAGACGGTCAAGAAGACATTCCCTGACAAAGTGCGACGGATCCAGGAGGAGATCGATCGCATCAAGGACGCGACCGACCCGTACCGCATCGCCCTCGACAAGGACCTGGGGCTGCTCAATTTCCTCCTGAAGGACGCCCTCGACTACGACCCGGCCAAGGCCGCGCCACCGGGCCTCACCTACGACGGCTCGGTGCGTCTCTGGCTGGGTGGCCAGGAGGTGGACGTCCTGCACGTCGCCCCCGGTCACACGGACGGCGACTCGATGGTCTATTTCGCGGGCCAGAAGGTGCTGCACATGGGTGACCTGTTCTTCAACGGCATGTACCCGTTCATCGACGTCTGGGCCGGCGGCTCGGCGCTCGGCTACGTCAAGAACATCGATCGGATCCTGTCGATCGTCCCGGCCGACACGCGGGTGATCCCGGGCCACGGTCCCGCCACGGACGTGGCCACGCTGAAGAGGTTCCGGGACTTCATGTCGGACCTGATCGCCGCGGTCGAAAAGGCCGCCAAGGGCGGCAAGTCGAAGCCCGAGGCGGTGCGGACCATCACCATGGACCAGTACCCGGAGATCAAGCCGCAGTCCCGTACGCTCGGAAACGAAATTTCGGTCATCTACGACGAGATCGCCCCGGCGCGCTAG
- a CDS encoding response regulator transcription factor — MISIVLADDHKVVREGLRLLLQGNPDFSVVGEESDGLRVVDLVDRLRPDVLVADLMMPGLGGLEVTRRVTKRTPGTRVVILSMHDDSAYVWEGLNNGASAYVLKDAGADCLTQAVREAAAGRRYISPPLREADLQDYERIRGDAPRDPYDRLTDREREVLHLTAEGLTGPQIAASLGISPRTAETHRANILKKLQLRGKTDLVHFALGRGLVRPNARHAGRPQAGVPPAKMS, encoded by the coding sequence ATGATCAGCATCGTCCTGGCCGACGATCACAAGGTGGTGAGGGAGGGGCTGCGCCTCCTGCTGCAGGGGAATCCCGACTTCTCGGTCGTAGGGGAGGAGTCCGACGGCCTGCGCGTTGTGGATCTGGTCGACCGGCTGAGACCCGACGTCCTGGTGGCGGACCTCATGATGCCGGGGCTGGGAGGCCTGGAAGTGACGCGGAGGGTGACGAAGCGGACTCCGGGGACACGGGTCGTGATCCTGTCGATGCACGATGATTCGGCGTACGTCTGGGAGGGACTGAACAACGGCGCCAGCGCCTACGTCCTCAAGGACGCCGGCGCCGACTGCCTGACGCAGGCCGTGCGCGAGGCGGCCGCGGGGAGGCGGTACATCAGCCCACCCCTCCGCGAGGCGGACCTGCAGGATTACGAGCGCATCAGGGGCGACGCCCCGCGCGATCCCTACGATCGGCTGACCGACCGCGAGCGGGAGGTGCTGCACCTGACCGCCGAGGGGCTCACCGGGCCCCAGATCGCCGCTTCGCTCGGGATCAGCCCGCGCACCGCCGAGACCCACCGCGCCAACATCCTGAAGAAGCTTCAGCTGCGCGGCAAGACGGATCTCGTGCACTTCGCTCTCGGACGCGGTCTCGTCCGCCCGAACGCCCGCCACGCCGGCCGGCCGCAGGCCGGCGTCCCCCCGGCGAAGATGTCGTAG
- a CDS encoding HD domain-containing phosphohydrolase, which yields MQGARILVVDDQEANRQIVRDVLEPLGYRITEAADGEEALEAVAREAPDLILCDVVMPRRDGYAVCQALKEDPKTRLVPIVMLTSLDQLPDKVKAVELGADDYLTKPFNVVELTTRVRSLLSLKHFTDEFEHASRVLESIALVVESRDRYTGDHCRRLGRYGTLVGRAMNVPDGDLKSLYLAGIFHDLGKIAVSDAVLNKPGPLTPEELVTMRSHPVVGSDLCRSMRTMEKVVPLIRHHHERLDGSGYPDGLQGKEIPLVVRILSVVDVYDALATRRPYRDALPHSKCMEIMREEVRRGWWDPDVLETLDRCLRSS from the coding sequence GTGCAGGGTGCGCGTATCCTCGTGGTGGACGATCAGGAAGCGAACCGGCAAATCGTCCGCGACGTCCTCGAGCCCCTCGGGTATCGGATCACGGAGGCGGCCGACGGCGAGGAGGCTCTCGAGGCGGTGGCACGCGAGGCGCCCGACCTCATCCTGTGCGACGTCGTGATGCCGCGGCGCGACGGATACGCCGTCTGTCAGGCGCTGAAAGAGGATCCGAAGACACGTCTCGTCCCGATCGTCATGCTCACCTCGCTCGACCAGCTTCCCGACAAGGTCAAGGCGGTCGAGCTGGGCGCGGACGATTATCTGACCAAGCCCTTCAACGTCGTCGAGCTCACGACCCGCGTGCGCTCTCTCCTGTCGCTCAAGCACTTCACGGATGAGTTCGAGCACGCGTCGCGGGTCCTGGAGAGCATCGCGCTGGTGGTCGAGAGCCGGGACCGCTACACGGGCGACCATTGCCGGCGGCTCGGCCGTTACGGCACACTGGTGGGCCGGGCGATGAACGTTCCGGACGGGGATCTCAAGTCTCTCTACCTCGCGGGGATCTTCCACGACCTCGGCAAGATCGCGGTCTCCGACGCGGTCCTCAACAAGCCTGGGCCCCTCACGCCGGAGGAGCTCGTCACGATGCGCAGCCACCCGGTCGTCGGATCCGACCTCTGCCGTTCGATGCGCACCATGGAGAAGGTCGTCCCGCTCATCCGCCACCACCACGAGCGGCTCGACGGGTCCGGGTACCCGGATGGATTGCAGGGGAAGGAGATTCCCCTGGTGGTGCGCATTCTCAGCGTGGTCGATGTGTACGACGCCCTCGCAACCCGAAGACCCTATCGCGACGCGTTGCCTCACTCCAAGTGCATGGAGATCATGCGCGAAGAGGTGCGCAGGGGCTGGTGGGACCCGGACGTTCTCGAGACCCTGGATCGCTGCCTGCGCTCGTCCTGA
- a CDS encoding lipase maturation factor family protein has product MSDRGRVVVLFRAGLGLVFLAAFLSLAVQLRDLVGTRGLLPWVEFLARLGSTHAGLLDRLLAFPTLFLFIHGDAAFLIVPLLGALISILLVLGIGGRAVPFVLWFLYLSCITAGRDFFYYQWDNLLMETSLLAILLPGQGTLLDLARGRPLPEPQPIAIFLVKWLLFRLLFESGLAKIEAGKDTWLNLTAMTYYYETAPLPSWGGWLVQQFPLWFHQLSVFFTFFVEMPLAVLIFLPRRFRLLFFAIHLPFQLSIGLTSNYGFFNLLSIVLSLSCLEDRDLDAAFGLADRLLRPRRPGAAEAQTAVAESAAPPAGVRRGILLARVPGWALALLLVPASTVEALGYFAPSMVQGQGLARLRGLYLPFRSINVYHLFPGILRERIVAEIEGTSDGAEWRPYHLRYAPGDPRDPPPTTFLHNPRFPFHYSFWTLGRGRRDEEYIGNLARRLCCDPGALAPLFKDDPFPATGPRALRIVYYRYRFGRRADLALGNYWLREQVGGPTRPYTCSCAPP; this is encoded by the coding sequence ATGAGCGATCGTGGACGGGTCGTCGTCCTGTTCCGCGCCGGCCTCGGCCTGGTCTTCCTGGCCGCCTTCCTGTCGCTCGCGGTGCAGCTGCGCGACCTGGTCGGAACGCGCGGGCTCCTGCCCTGGGTCGAGTTCCTGGCGCGTCTCGGGTCGACCCACGCGGGCCTGCTGGACCGCCTGCTCGCCTTCCCCACCCTCTTCCTCTTCATCCACGGCGACGCGGCGTTCCTGATCGTTCCGCTTCTCGGCGCCCTGATCTCGATTCTCCTGGTTCTCGGGATCGGAGGGCGCGCCGTTCCGTTCGTCCTGTGGTTCCTGTACCTGTCGTGCATCACCGCGGGGCGCGACTTCTTCTATTACCAGTGGGACAACCTTCTCATGGAGACTTCCCTTCTGGCGATCCTCCTCCCGGGACAAGGCACGCTCCTCGACCTCGCCCGCGGACGGCCGCTGCCGGAGCCGCAGCCGATCGCGATCTTCCTCGTGAAGTGGCTCCTGTTCCGGCTGCTGTTCGAGTCGGGGCTGGCGAAGATCGAGGCGGGGAAGGACACCTGGCTGAACCTGACCGCGATGACCTACTACTACGAGACCGCCCCCCTCCCCTCCTGGGGCGGCTGGCTCGTCCAGCAGTTCCCCCTCTGGTTCCATCAACTCTCGGTCTTCTTCACGTTCTTCGTCGAGATGCCGCTGGCGGTCCTGATCTTCCTGCCGCGGCGCTTCCGCCTGCTGTTCTTCGCGATCCACCTTCCCTTCCAGCTGTCCATCGGCCTGACGTCGAACTACGGGTTCTTCAATCTCCTGTCGATCGTGCTGAGCCTCTCCTGTCTCGAGGACCGTGACCTCGATGCGGCGTTCGGGCTCGCGGACAGGTTGCTGCGACCCCGCCGACCCGGCGCAGCGGAGGCGCAGACGGCGGTCGCGGAGAGCGCCGCCCCCCCCGCGGGGGTGCGGCGCGGCATTCTCCTCGCGCGTGTCCCCGGCTGGGCGCTGGCGCTCCTGCTGGTGCCCGCCTCCACCGTCGAGGCGCTCGGCTATTTCGCGCCGTCGATGGTGCAGGGTCAGGGCCTGGCGCGCCTCCGGGGCCTGTATCTCCCGTTCCGGAGCATCAACGTCTATCACCTGTTCCCGGGTATCCTGCGCGAGCGGATCGTCGCCGAGATCGAGGGAACCTCCGACGGCGCGGAGTGGAGGCCGTATCATCTGCGCTACGCGCCGGGCGATCCGCGCGATCCCCCGCCGACGACCTTTCTGCACAACCCGCGCTTCCCGTTCCACTACTCCTTCTGGACGCTCGGACGCGGGCGCCGCGACGAGGAATACATCGGCAACCTGGCGCGGCGGCTGTGCTGCGATCCCGGCGCTCTGGCGCCCCTGTTCAAGGACGATCCGTTTCCCGCCACGGGTCCCCGCGCCCTGCGCATCGTCTACTACCGTTACCGCTTCGGGCGCCGCGCCGACCTGGCTCTCGGGAATTACTGGCTGAGGGAGCAGGTGGGGGGACCGACGCGCCCCTATACCTGCTCGTGCGCGCCGCCTTAG
- a CDS encoding DUF1207 domain-containing protein — MRLRSFLPGLTISLLVMFLPVRAAVQEEPADDVFLRGYIVSYLEQVLHLRRDRLLVAVENGVVTLSGTVTTPEEIDRIVDAVIAFQGVRRVVNRLEVEDTRDRRRFKSWIEWLRPPPGRATVRFPAGDLFTPPLADQKQPRFHMTWQRWRTGSGRFDIASVGFGENFGLLRWPRGHPGDGWQLGISGAVFAIFNLDTPSMDLLNADYYVGFPLSYRSGPWSARLRLFHQSSHLGDEFLLQTQDTQPVPPAPRINLSYEAVEVLGSYERAGARAYFGGTRIVTIDPSDVGRSRLQAGAEYRGNPVHWHTSRLVAGLDVEAWSETGWDRDWSAKAGLLFRSPYGDARSTQLLLEYYNGHAPHGQFFQVDVRYYGIGIAYAF; from the coding sequence ATGCGCCTCCGATCGTTTCTTCCGGGGCTGACGATATCCCTCCTGGTCATGTTCCTTCCCGTCCGGGCCGCGGTCCAGGAGGAGCCGGCCGACGACGTCTTCCTGCGCGGCTACATCGTCTCCTACCTGGAGCAGGTCCTGCACCTGCGGCGGGACAGACTCCTGGTCGCGGTCGAAAACGGTGTCGTCACACTGAGCGGTACGGTCACGACACCGGAGGAGATCGATCGGATTGTCGACGCGGTGATCGCCTTCCAGGGGGTCCGCCGCGTGGTCAACCGCCTGGAGGTCGAGGACACGCGTGATCGGCGTCGCTTCAAGAGCTGGATCGAATGGCTCCGTCCCCCTCCCGGACGGGCCACGGTGCGCTTCCCGGCGGGAGATCTGTTCACGCCCCCCCTGGCCGACCAGAAGCAGCCGCGTTTCCACATGACCTGGCAGCGCTGGCGCACCGGGAGCGGAAGGTTCGACATCGCCTCGGTCGGATTCGGCGAGAACTTCGGGCTTTTGCGCTGGCCGCGCGGGCATCCCGGGGACGGCTGGCAGCTCGGAATCAGCGGCGCGGTGTTCGCGATCTTCAACCTCGACACACCGTCCATGGACCTCCTGAACGCGGATTACTACGTCGGCTTTCCGCTGAGCTACCGCAGCGGCCCCTGGTCGGCGCGCCTCAGGCTGTTCCACCAGTCGTCCCACCTGGGGGACGAGTTCCTGCTGCAGACCCAGGACACGCAGCCTGTGCCGCCCGCGCCGCGGATCAATCTGAGCTACGAGGCGGTCGAGGTGCTCGGCTCGTACGAGAGGGCGGGGGCGCGGGCCTATTTCGGCGGCACGCGCATCGTGACGATCGATCCCTCGGACGTCGGGCGGAGCCGGCTGCAGGCGGGGGCCGAGTACCGGGGGAACCCGGTCCACTGGCATACCTCGCGCCTCGTCGCCGGCCTCGACGTCGAGGCCTGGAGCGAGACCGGCTGGGACCGGGACTGGAGCGCGAAGGCGGGGCTGCTGTTCAGGAGTCCCTACGGGGACGCCCGATCGACCCAGCTTCTGCTCGAGTATTACAACGGTCACGCTCCGCACGGACAGTTCTTCCAGGTCGATGTCAGGTACTACGGGATCGGCATCGCCTACGCCTTCTAA
- a CDS encoding DUF4215 domain-containing protein, whose translation MKPTPARTRLRRAFPAILLAVSALATGVAGHAGGPAPAASRAESGAARLLRLRARMRAKIVRKGGRSRPDRADGMAGPVAPLPFSPEVQASHGVAGTQSETTVAAFGSHVVVGFNQVNGNRGSGVAYSTDGGQTFTDSGGLPVGGALPKELLGDPSVTVCGDGTFYYSSIYFPNATDSALAVNVGTFSGATLAWTNPRVAITSTNDFLDKPWLTCDRATNTLYLVYTRFVNGNINLSGPLQIEILKSVDGASTWTAPLILEASPTESVQIAYLAIGPGSEVYVLWERGLDDITAAVTQLELRRSFNFAVSFDPTVIVRVMTPSFFPANVGYNREDVIEEGTVAADTSTAATRGNLYVIWVERESPSMPSRDVFLSRSTDRGTIWSAPVRLNDDTPGNDQVMPWVSVSSAGAVEAFWYDHRNWAGMHTVDVYAARSLDGGHTFGPNFRVTTSPSSWFAPATFTPNFGDYIQCASEGNAFYPSWADARNNDIDVFVDHVATDTCGNGVPDPFEQCDDGNLLDGDSCSGACAATPCGNGTLEGSEQCDDGNLKSGDGCSETCRREVCGDGIVQPGNKEECDDGNLTSLDGCSSTCLIEIDRMAFIADERSRLALISTTSGRTIQIGDPGFHEIGDLAFSSAGRLFGATQHNVNLSIGYNGVLFDMAPLGLPGRGSLIGATGQAAITAIDFHPATGALYGIGVDDAGASRLLTLDPTTGAVVSIIGDLGLVAARALAFDDAGTLFVSGQTTTVAPQSLFTVDPATAAKTLVGGPIFSNVALSGMDFSPGGTLYGIALRGTGADGGLLSINRNTGTGTLLFTTGRINQQGIRFAPLTALDHDLDGIHDIADCAPTDPLNGPPGPVAGLDFTDSRAFTFSPAPGARFHNTYRGTITAPLGTRPPGSVFDHACLESDDSEGNGDLVSSDASNPPARTAFYYLAGGEGCGDGPLDSDPAHPIPILVACPTPP comes from the coding sequence GTGAAGCCGACCCCGGCAAGGACCAGGCTCCGCCGCGCCTTCCCGGCGATCCTTCTTGCGGTCTCGGCCCTCGCCACGGGGGTGGCCGGTCATGCCGGGGGGCCGGCTCCGGCTGCGTCGCGCGCGGAAAGCGGCGCCGCGCGCCTGCTGCGCCTGCGGGCCCGCATGCGCGCGAAGATCGTCCGCAAGGGCGGGCGCTCCCGTCCGGACCGTGCGGACGGTATGGCGGGCCCCGTCGCGCCGCTCCCCTTTTCGCCCGAGGTGCAGGCGAGCCACGGCGTGGCCGGCACGCAGAGCGAGACCACGGTCGCCGCGTTCGGCAGCCACGTCGTCGTCGGCTTCAACCAGGTCAACGGGAACCGCGGCTCGGGCGTCGCGTATTCCACCGACGGCGGCCAGACGTTCACCGACAGCGGCGGGCTGCCGGTCGGCGGTGCATTGCCGAAGGAGCTCCTGGGCGATCCGTCCGTGACCGTCTGCGGCGACGGCACGTTCTATTACTCCAGCATCTACTTTCCCAACGCGACCGATTCTGCGCTGGCGGTGAACGTCGGGACGTTTTCGGGGGCGACCCTCGCCTGGACCAATCCCAGAGTCGCGATCACGTCCACGAACGACTTCCTGGACAAGCCGTGGCTCACCTGCGATCGCGCCACCAACACCCTGTACCTCGTCTACACGCGCTTCGTGAACGGGAACATCAACCTGTCCGGTCCGCTGCAGATCGAGATCCTCAAGTCGGTCGACGGTGCGTCCACCTGGACCGCCCCGCTCATCCTGGAGGCCAGCCCGACCGAGTCGGTGCAGATCGCCTACCTCGCGATCGGACCCGGAAGCGAGGTCTACGTCCTGTGGGAGCGCGGCCTGGACGACATCACCGCCGCCGTGACGCAGCTGGAGCTCCGCCGGTCGTTCAATTTCGCCGTCAGCTTCGATCCGACGGTCATCGTGCGGGTCATGACCCCCTCGTTCTTCCCCGCCAATGTCGGCTACAACCGCGAGGACGTCATCGAGGAGGGGACCGTGGCGGCCGACACCTCGACCGCGGCGACCCGCGGGAACCTCTACGTCATCTGGGTGGAGCGCGAATCGCCGTCCATGCCGTCCCGGGACGTTTTCCTGTCCCGCTCCACCGACCGCGGGACGATCTGGTCCGCCCCCGTGCGCCTGAACGACGACACCCCGGGCAACGACCAGGTGATGCCGTGGGTGTCGGTCAGCTCCGCGGGTGCCGTCGAGGCCTTCTGGTACGACCACCGCAACTGGGCCGGCATGCACACGGTGGACGTCTACGCCGCCCGCTCCCTCGACGGCGGGCATACATTTGGTCCGAACTTCCGCGTCACGACCTCACCGTCCTCGTGGTTCGCGCCGGCGACCTTCACGCCGAACTTCGGCGACTACATCCAGTGCGCGAGCGAGGGGAACGCCTTCTATCCCTCCTGGGCCGACGCCCGCAACAACGACATCGACGTCTTCGTCGACCACGTCGCGACCGACACGTGCGGCAACGGCGTCCCCGATCCGTTCGAGCAGTGCGACGACGGCAACCTGCTGGACGGCGACTCCTGCTCCGGCGCCTGCGCCGCCACCCCGTGCGGCAACGGCACCCTGGAGGGGAGCGAGCAGTGCGACGACGGTAACCTCAAGAGCGGGGACGGCTGCTCGGAGACCTGCCGGCGGGAAGTGTGCGGCGACGGGATCGTCCAGCCGGGCAACAAGGAGGAGTGCGACGACGGCAACCTGACGTCCCTGGACGGCTGCTCCTCCACCTGCCTGATCGAGATCGACCGGATGGCCTTCATCGCCGACGAGCGCTCCCGCCTGGCGCTCATCAGCACCACCAGCGGCCGCACGATCCAGATCGGCGACCCGGGGTTCCACGAGATCGGGGACCTGGCGTTCTCCTCCGCCGGCCGGCTCTTCGGCGCGACGCAGCACAACGTCAACCTGTCGATCGGGTACAACGGCGTGCTCTTCGACATGGCCCCGCTCGGGCTGCCGGGGCGTGGCTCGCTCATCGGCGCGACGGGCCAGGCCGCGATCACGGCAATCGACTTCCATCCGGCCACCGGCGCGCTGTACGGCATCGGCGTCGATGACGCGGGCGCGAGCCGCCTCCTGACCCTCGATCCGACGACCGGTGCCGTGGTGTCGATCATCGGAGACCTCGGACTGGTCGCCGCCCGCGCCCTGGCGTTCGACGACGCGGGGACGTTGTTCGTGTCCGGCCAGACGACGACGGTGGCACCGCAATCCCTGTTCACGGTTGATCCCGCGACCGCAGCCAAGACGCTCGTCGGCGGGCCGATCTTCTCGAACGTCGCTCTGTCCGGCATGGACTTCAGCCCCGGCGGGACGCTGTACGGCATCGCCCTGCGCGGCACCGGAGCGGACGGGGGCCTCCTGTCGATCAACAGGAACACCGGGACCGGCACGCTGCTGTTCACGACGGGCCGCATCAACCAGCAGGGGATTCGCTTCGCCCCGCTGACGGCGCTCGACCACGACCTGGACGGGATCCACGACATCGCCGACTGCGCTCCCACAGACCCGCTGAACGGGCCGCCCGGACCGGTCGCCGGTCTCGATTTCACCGACTCGCGCGCCTTCACCTTTTCGCCCGCACCCGGTGCGCGGTTCCACAACACCTACCGCGGCACCATCACGGCCCCCCTGGGCACGCGTCCCCCCGGCAGCGTCTTCGATCACGCCTGTCTCGAAAGCGACGACTCGGAGGGAAACGGCGACCTGGTCTCCAGCGACGCGTCGAATCCGCCCGCCAGGACCGCCTTCTACTACCTGGCGGGGGGCGAAGGATGCGGCGACGGTCCGCTCGACTCCGACCCGGCGCATCCGATCCCGATCCTGGTCGCCTGTCCGACTCCTCCCTAG